One window of Paenibacillus sp. FSL K6-3182 genomic DNA carries:
- a CDS encoding siderophore ABC transporter substrate-binding protein has translation MKKSIPVLAILVILSLVLAACGANNNGNKGANSATNTPASETPATDAPTEITVKHQLGETVVPVNPSKVVVFDYGTLDTLDKLGVEVASLPQASVPAYLEKFKDAKYVNAGSLKEPDFEKINETAPDLIIISGRQQDAYEELTKIAPTIFMGVDNKNFMESFTTNVKTLAQIFSKEAEADTELAAINDSIKALNEKATASGKNGLIILANEGAISAYGKASRFGIIHDVFGIPAVDENIKVSTHGDPVTFEYVAEKDADYLFVVDRNAVTEGSGDAHSSVENALVKNTKAYKEGNIVYLNPDFWYLSGGGLISVAEMVKEIDAAIK, from the coding sequence TTGAAAAAATCTATACCTGTATTGGCTATTTTAGTCATTCTAAGCTTGGTGCTTGCAGCATGCGGCGCGAATAACAACGGAAATAAAGGCGCTAACAGCGCTACGAACACACCAGCATCTGAAACACCTGCAACAGATGCACCTACAGAAATTACAGTTAAACATCAGCTTGGCGAAACGGTTGTCCCCGTTAATCCTAGCAAGGTTGTCGTATTTGACTATGGTACTCTCGATACACTAGACAAGCTAGGTGTAGAGGTTGCTTCACTTCCGCAAGCTAGCGTTCCTGCATACCTTGAAAAATTTAAAGATGCAAAATACGTAAACGCAGGCAGCTTGAAAGAGCCGGACTTTGAGAAAATCAATGAAACTGCACCTGACTTGATCATTATTTCAGGTCGTCAACAGGATGCTTACGAAGAGCTTACGAAGATCGCTCCTACGATTTTTATGGGTGTGGACAACAAAAACTTCATGGAGTCCTTTACGACTAACGTGAAAACACTGGCTCAAATCTTCTCTAAAGAAGCAGAAGCAGATACAGAGCTAGCAGCGATTAATGATTCCATTAAAGCTTTGAATGAAAAAGCAACAGCTTCTGGAAAAAATGGCCTTATTATTTTGGCAAACGAAGGTGCAATCAGCGCATATGGTAAAGCATCGCGTTTCGGTATCATTCATGATGTGTTTGGCATACCGGCTGTAGATGAGAACATTAAAGTTTCAACTCACGGCGACCCTGTTACATTTGAATATGTAGCAGAGAAGGATGCTGATTACTTATTCGTAGTTGACCGCAATGCAGTGACAGAGGGATCAGGGGATGCACATTCCTCCGTTGAGAATGCTTTGGTGAAAAACACTAAAGCGTACAAAGAAGGAAATATCGTATATCTTAATCCAGATTTCTGGTACCTTTCCGGCGGCGGACTTATCTCTGTAGCGGAAATGGTTAAAGAAATTGATGCAGCGATAAAATAA
- a CDS encoding MBL fold metallo-hydrolase, which yields MTVVNVYNSGENLVKQIAGTELPDQALALWALGQEGFLVKWNKKTILFDPYLTNSVYEMAGPPWSRAFESPLSPSDCLDVDYVVCSHHHEDHMDKQTLQVIQQSSKTRFIVPRAHLPLLKEWGFREEQLIGISHGQSIELAGGIRLDAFAAKHEQFEQDEAGEHKFLGYVANFNGIHLYHSGDTVGFPELITWLQSRQIDIALLPINGRDFVRNEQGIVGNCNYREAVEIAVQIHADLLIPMHYGLFPHNDENPAYFVDYIQRHYPAQKFHMFAPGERFIYMK from the coding sequence ATGACCGTCGTGAACGTATATAACAGTGGGGAAAATTTAGTAAAGCAAATAGCTGGAACTGAACTTCCAGATCAAGCTTTGGCGTTATGGGCGCTTGGACAAGAGGGGTTTCTCGTCAAATGGAACAAAAAAACGATTTTATTTGATCCGTATTTGACGAACTCGGTGTATGAGATGGCAGGACCGCCGTGGTCACGAGCCTTCGAATCGCCGCTGTCGCCTTCGGATTGCCTCGATGTCGATTATGTCGTATGCTCCCACCACCATGAGGATCATATGGACAAGCAGACGCTGCAAGTTATTCAGCAATCATCCAAAACACGATTTATCGTACCGAGAGCTCATCTTCCGCTATTGAAGGAATGGGGTTTCCGTGAGGAGCAGCTGATTGGTATCTCTCATGGACAATCGATTGAGCTTGCAGGCGGCATAAGGCTCGATGCATTCGCTGCCAAGCATGAACAGTTCGAACAGGATGAAGCAGGTGAGCATAAGTTTCTAGGTTATGTTGCGAATTTTAATGGCATTCATCTTTATCACTCTGGCGATACCGTTGGTTTCCCAGAGCTTATCACTTGGCTGCAAAGCAGACAAATCGATATTGCATTATTGCCGATCAATGGAAGAGATTTTGTTCGCAATGAACAGGGGATCGTTGGCAATTGCAATTATCGTGAGGCTGTTGAGATTGCGGTACAAATTCATGCTGATTTATTGATTCCGATGCATTATGGCTTATTTCCACACAATGATGAGAACCCGGCTTATTTCGTCGATTATATCCAGCGTCATTATCCAGCCCAGAAGTTCCATATGTTCGCACCTGGTGAGCGATTTATTTATATGAAATAA
- a CDS encoding iron chelate uptake ABC transporter family permease subunit, with translation MKLKLSLLAVLGVALIAVFLFIDLGTHWDYALPRRLKKVLAIVVTGGAIAYSTMIFQTITNNRILTPSIIGLDSLYMLIQTFVVFTFGSMSLPSTNKHLNFFITIAAMIAFALLLYKFLFKREGRNLYFLLLIGLVMGTLFGSMSTFMQVLIDPNEFLIVQGKMFASFNNVNTDLLIISIIIVALVAIYGMRLSKYFDVLSLGKEHAVNLGIPYDYVVKRVLVIVAILIAVSTALVGPITFLGLLVVNVAYQFMKTYRHSYLIPGAILISIISLVGGQLLVEHVFTFETTISVIINFIGGAYFLYLLLREKKA, from the coding sequence ATGAAGCTTAAACTAAGTTTGCTTGCGGTGCTGGGCGTCGCATTAATTGCCGTATTTTTGTTCATCGATCTTGGAACCCATTGGGATTATGCACTGCCAAGAAGATTGAAGAAGGTACTGGCGATTGTCGTAACCGGGGGCGCTATTGCTTACTCCACTATGATTTTCCAGACAATTACGAACAACCGTATTTTGACGCCGAGCATTATCGGGTTGGATTCCCTTTATATGCTGATTCAAACCTTCGTCGTTTTTACCTTTGGATCGATGAGTCTGCCAAGCACAAACAAGCATCTTAATTTTTTTATTACGATAGCGGCAATGATAGCATTCGCCTTGCTGCTCTATAAGTTTCTTTTCAAAAGGGAAGGCAGAAATCTTTATTTCCTTCTATTAATAGGGCTAGTGATGGGCACATTGTTCGGGAGCATGTCGACGTTCATGCAGGTTCTTATTGATCCGAATGAATTTCTAATTGTACAGGGGAAAATGTTCGCCAGCTTCAATAACGTCAACACGGATCTGCTTATCATTTCAATCATCATCGTCGCTCTTGTAGCTATTTATGGCATGCGGCTAAGCAAATATTTTGACGTGTTGTCGCTGGGTAAGGAGCATGCAGTCAATCTTGGCATTCCTTATGATTATGTTGTCAAAAGAGTGCTCGTCATCGTTGCTATTCTGATCGCTGTGTCCACGGCTTTAGTTGGCCCGATTACCTTCCTTGGACTGCTCGTCGTCAACGTAGCCTATCAGTTCATGAAGACCTATCGGCATAGCTATCTCATTCCAGGAGCGATACTCATCAGCATCATTTCACTCGTTGGCGGTCAACTGCTCGTAGAGCATGTGTTCACGTTTGAAACGACGATTAGCGTCATTATTAACTTCATCGGCGGAGCGTACTTTTTATATTTGCTGCTAAGGGAGAAAAAAGCATGA
- a CDS encoding ATP-binding cassette domain-containing protein, with the protein MKYLKIFWSNSVMLRGTYLIVLLYLALESVSNYTIVYVQKILIDDVFTEGKYELMPIVISIFALAGLIYSLMFTMTSRSLVRNEFAVSRSLLSRMLKRLEGVPVERFQNERTGKYVYSFTQDLFVSASVMGWQIPRGIQETLNLCILMTIIGISSPILLLMIVGLCTIYVLIGFYFTPKLKEQAKKVAEKRTALLIQIEEGVASTREVVAYHRLKWEMKLYDKMFAEYFEQVMAEGKLVNRQIRYSDPMKWGIGILVLGYCGMQLIHEQMSIGTFVILFQFSTQMSDSFYNLFQFIMGMSSQLANVDRVQRILEMEQQDKGQKSIAGPIEQLSFKDTSFRYSPELPEVIRRFSADLPIGSKIAFVGTSGGGKSTIAQLLVRFFDAPKGTFKLNDMDAQIFNREQWASKVSVVFQDPYMFSDTIRENLMLGRDEVSEADVEEACRIAQIHDFILGLPDGYDTNIGERGIKLSGGQRQRIAIARAIVSDPEVLVLDEATSALDLETERQLLAGLEARRKGLTTIMIAHRLSTIENADVIFVMDQGSLAETGTHEQLLVTGKVYQQLLMAQH; encoded by the coding sequence ATGAAGTATCTTAAAATCTTTTGGTCGAACTCCGTCATGCTGAGAGGCACTTATCTCATTGTGCTGCTCTATCTCGCGCTGGAGTCTGTATCCAATTATACGATTGTATATGTTCAAAAAATATTAATTGATGACGTGTTTACGGAAGGCAAGTATGAGCTGATGCCGATTGTCATCTCCATATTCGCGCTTGCAGGTCTCATCTACTCGCTAATGTTTACGATGACGAGCCGAAGTCTCGTTCGCAATGAATTTGCAGTCAGCCGCTCTTTGCTCTCCCGAATGCTGAAGCGACTTGAAGGTGTTCCAGTCGAACGGTTCCAAAATGAGCGGACCGGCAAATACGTATATTCGTTCACGCAGGATCTGTTCGTTTCGGCTAGCGTGATGGGCTGGCAGATTCCGCGCGGTATACAGGAGACGTTAAACCTTTGCATATTGATGACGATCATTGGCATTTCCAGCCCTATTTTGCTGCTTATGATTGTGGGGCTTTGTACCATTTACGTACTTATTGGCTTTTACTTCACCCCCAAGCTGAAGGAGCAAGCCAAAAAAGTGGCGGAGAAACGTACGGCGCTGCTCATTCAAATTGAAGAGGGAGTAGCCTCTACACGAGAAGTGGTTGCTTATCACCGATTGAAGTGGGAAATGAAGCTTTACGATAAAATGTTTGCGGAATACTTTGAGCAGGTAATGGCTGAAGGAAAACTCGTGAATCGGCAAATTCGCTACAGCGACCCGATGAAATGGGGCATTGGCATTCTTGTGCTTGGCTACTGCGGTATGCAGCTTATTCATGAACAAATGTCGATCGGAACGTTCGTCATCTTGTTTCAGTTTTCTACGCAAATGTCGGATTCCTTCTATAATCTATTTCAATTTATTATGGGCATGTCGTCGCAGCTTGCTAACGTGGACAGGGTTCAGCGTATTTTGGAGATGGAGCAGCAAGATAAGGGTCAAAAGAGTATAGCGGGACCGATTGAGCAGTTGTCCTTTAAAGATACGAGCTTTCGCTATTCGCCAGAGCTGCCGGAGGTCATTCGCAGATTTTCGGCTGATCTGCCGATCGGAAGCAAAATTGCTTTTGTAGGGACGAGCGGGGGAGGCAAATCAACCATTGCTCAGCTATTGGTTCGTTTCTTTGATGCGCCGAAGGGGACTTTTAAGCTGAACGATATGGACGCCCAAATCTTCAACCGCGAGCAGTGGGCGAGTAAGGTGTCTGTTGTATTCCAAGACCCGTATATGTTCTCTGATACCATTCGTGAAAACCTGATGTTAGGCAGAGACGAGGTAAGCGAAGCGGATGTGGAGGAAGCATGCCGTATCGCCCAGATTCATGATTTTATTCTGGGGCTGCCAGATGGTTATGACACAAATATTGGAGAGCGGGGTATCAAGCTATCCGGCGGACAGCGTCAACGTATTGCAATTGCACGGGCAATTGTCAGTGATCCGGAAGTTTTGGTGCTGGACGAAGCGACGTCAGCGCTCGATCTGGAGACAGAGCGTCAGCTGCTGGCTGGCCTAGAAGCAAGACGGAAGGGGCTGACGACAATTATGATCGCACATAGGTTGTCCACTATCGAGAATGCTGACGTGATCTTCGTTATGGATCAAGGATCGTTAGCCGAGACCGGCACACATGAACAGCTGCTCGTCACAGGCAAGGTGTATCAACAGCTGCTCATGGCGCAGCATTAG
- the fetB gene encoding iron export ABC transporter permease subunit FetB encodes MSIVALSFTLLFVMITMLISVWQKLGLERDIAIGTIRSAVQLLLVGYVLQFIFNTSNPLFITMILVLMISVASYHAGKRGAGLKGIIWKIAIAITSTELLMMGLLLGFRIIEATPQYIIPISGMTIGNAMVVSGLLLNQMRREVESSKGEMETLLSLGATARQAIQDVMKRSVKSSMIPTIDGMKTVGLVQLPGMMTGMIIAGANPIEAVRYQILIVFAFASSAAVTSIILSLLSYKLWFTKDLRIQNMEQKG; translated from the coding sequence ATGTCAATCGTAGCACTTAGCTTCACCTTGTTGTTTGTGATGATTACGATGCTTATCTCCGTATGGCAGAAGCTTGGGCTTGAGCGAGACATCGCGATTGGCACCATACGTTCTGCGGTACAGCTGCTGCTTGTCGGCTATGTGCTGCAATTTATTTTTAATACGAGCAATCCGCTGTTTATTACAATGATCCTTGTACTTATGATTAGTGTAGCGTCTTATCATGCTGGTAAAAGGGGAGCTGGACTGAAGGGCATCATTTGGAAAATCGCGATTGCAATTACATCGACAGAGCTGCTTATGATGGGACTGCTGCTCGGCTTTCGAATTATAGAAGCGACACCGCAATACATTATTCCGATTAGCGGCATGACGATCGGCAATGCGATGGTCGTTTCGGGTTTACTGCTCAATCAAATGAGAAGAGAGGTCGAATCCTCGAAAGGCGAGATGGAGACGCTGCTTTCACTTGGAGCGACAGCAAGGCAAGCGATTCAAGACGTAATGAAGCGATCGGTTAAATCGAGCATGATTCCGACGATAGACGGGATGAAGACAGTAGGTCTAGTTCAGCTTCCCGGTATGATGACAGGGATGATTATCGCTGGCGCGAATCCGATCGAAGCGGTTCGGTACCAAATATTAATTGTGTTTGCGTTCGCAAGCTCAGCTGCGGTTACGAGCATTATTTTAAGTTTATTAAGCTATAAGCTATGGTTTACGAAAGACCTTCGCATTCAAAATATGGAGCAAAAAGGGTGA
- a CDS encoding divergent PAP2 family protein: MSNRGLVTALTAVGTAQLLKLPVHFARSGKWDVRKIIGSGGMPSSHSSGVSALAAYTATKYGVKTPEFAISAMLGIIVMYDAMNIRRHTGEIAVQVNDLDEDVEKLAGEHPGLYHARRRERLKESLGHQPIEVLAGSLLGAFIGFVGALTINKK; encoded by the coding sequence ATGTCAAACAGAGGACTTGTGACAGCGTTGACGGCTGTTGGGACAGCCCAATTGCTTAAGCTGCCTGTACATTTTGCGAGAAGCGGCAAATGGGATGTGCGGAAAATTATTGGTTCAGGTGGAATGCCGAGCTCACATTCAAGCGGCGTTTCCGCGCTAGCTGCATACACGGCGACCAAATATGGCGTAAAGACGCCGGAATTTGCCATATCTGCGATGCTTGGCATTATTGTGATGTACGATGCGATGAATATTCGCAGACATACAGGTGAAATTGCTGTGCAGGTAAATGATTTGGACGAGGATGTGGAGAAGCTGGCTGGCGAGCATCCTGGATTGTATCATGCGCGCAGGCGTGAACGGCTTAAGGAAAGTCTCGGTCATCAGCCTATTGAAGTTTTAGCCGGCTCACTGCTCGGAGCATTTATCGGTTTCGTTGGAGCTTTGACGATTAACAAGAAATAA
- a CDS encoding ABC transporter ATP-binding protein: MIEVKNVSKSYGGKPVIEDVSIRISKGKVTSFIGPNGAGKSTLLSMISRLLAKDSGQVLIEGKEVSHWKSADLAKKISILKQSNHINLRLTVRELVSFGRFPYSQGKLTKEDWQQVDEAIAYMDLVDLQAKYLDELSGGQNQRAFIAMVIAQNTEYILLDEPLNNLDMKHSVQIMKVLRRLVEELGKTVVLVIHDINFASCYSDYIVALKDGKVVKEGSTETIIDNAVLHDIYDMDIPIELINGNRIGVYFK, from the coding sequence ATGATAGAGGTTAAAAATGTTTCCAAATCATATGGCGGCAAGCCGGTGATCGAGGATGTATCGATTCGGATTTCGAAGGGAAAGGTCACTTCGTTTATCGGTCCGAACGGTGCAGGCAAGAGTACGCTTCTCTCTATGATTAGCCGATTGTTAGCGAAGGACAGCGGTCAAGTGTTAATTGAGGGGAAGGAGGTCAGTCACTGGAAAAGTGCTGACCTTGCCAAAAAGATATCGATCTTAAAACAGTCGAATCATATTAATCTTCGTTTAACGGTTCGAGAGCTCGTCAGCTTCGGCAGGTTCCCTTATTCACAAGGCAAGCTGACAAAGGAAGATTGGCAGCAAGTAGATGAAGCCATTGCTTATATGGATCTTGTTGATCTGCAAGCCAAGTACCTTGATGAACTAAGCGGTGGACAAAACCAGCGTGCATTTATTGCGATGGTTATCGCTCAGAACACCGAATACATATTGCTGGATGAACCGCTCAACAACTTGGATATGAAGCACTCCGTCCAAATTATGAAGGTACTGCGGCGGCTCGTTGAAGAGCTTGGCAAAACGGTCGTGCTCGTTATTCACGATATCAATTTCGCTTCTTGCTACTCCGATTATATCGTGGCTTTGAAGGATGGAAAGGTCGTCAAGGAAGGTTCAACCGAGACGATCATCGACAATGCCGTGCTTCATGACATCTATGACATGGACATACCGATTGAGCTCATAAACGGGAATCGTATCGGCGTCTATTTTAAGTAG
- a CDS encoding ABC transporter permease — MKLWYLFVVLIVLSITSLFIGVKDISPLDLFSLTDEQLQVLTISRFPRLISIIIAGVGMSVTGLIMQQLSRNKFVSPTTGGTDDSARLGILVALMVFPSASTLEKMLIAFAFALAGTYLFMKILDRLKFKDTIFIPLVGLMFGNIISSVTTFFAYKNDLIQNISSWLQGSFSLVMSGRYELLYVSLPLLVVAYLYANKFTIAGLGEEFSTNLGMNHKLVVNIGLVIVALVSVIVILTVGTLPFLGLIIPNIVTLYMGDNLKKNLSHTAVLGAIFVLVCDVLGRLIIFPYEIPIGLTIGVVGSIIFLYLLMRRKAYEA; from the coding sequence ATGAAGCTATGGTATCTTTTTGTCGTGCTTATTGTATTATCGATTACTTCTTTATTTATCGGAGTAAAAGACATCTCGCCGCTGGATCTGTTCAGTCTGACGGATGAGCAGCTTCAGGTTCTCACGATCAGCCGTTTTCCTAGGCTTATCAGTATTATTATTGCCGGCGTCGGCATGAGCGTTACAGGTTTGATAATGCAGCAGCTAAGCCGCAACAAATTCGTATCGCCTACGACCGGTGGAACGGATGATTCCGCTAGACTCGGTATCCTCGTTGCCTTAATGGTGTTCCCATCGGCGAGTACGCTTGAGAAAATGCTGATCGCGTTTGCTTTTGCACTCGCAGGAACCTATCTGTTCATGAAAATTCTCGATCGTCTGAAATTTAAAGATACGATTTTCATTCCACTGGTAGGATTGATGTTCGGTAACATCATCAGCTCTGTTACTACATTTTTTGCCTATAAAAATGATCTTATTCAAAACATCTCATCTTGGCTGCAAGGCAGCTTCTCGCTTGTAATGAGCGGACGTTACGAGCTGCTGTATGTAAGCCTGCCGCTGCTCGTAGTAGCTTATCTCTACGCGAACAAGTTTACCATTGCTGGTCTTGGCGAAGAGTTTTCAACCAATTTGGGAATGAATCATAAGCTTGTCGTTAACATCGGGCTTGTAATTGTAGCTCTTGTATCGGTTATCGTCATTTTGACTGTCGGTACGCTGCCTTTTCTTGGCCTTATTATTCCGAATATCGTGACGCTGTATATGGGCGACAATTTGAAAAAAAACCTGTCGCACACGGCGGTGCTTGGAGCCATATTCGTACTGGTGTGCGATGTGCTTGGCCGCCTAATTATTTTTCCGTATGAAATTCCAATCGGACTCACGATCGGCGTTGTCGGAAGCATTATTTTTCTTTACTTGTTGATGAGGAGAAAGGCATATGAAGCTTAA
- a CDS encoding ATP-binding cassette domain-containing protein: MASVLELQSIRKNRSGDGNVQLFANVTATIADPAIISILGVSGQGKSTLLRLLAGLDNADEGDIRLHNVSQRELDPRVWRMKVCYVAQQSVMLNGSIEQNLRTVSMLHRMPYDEKLVRHMLPRLGLDHLDMGKSAEQLSGGEKQRISLLRSLLLHPTVLLLDEITASLDRGSKEMVEEVLREWHHQEGATMLWVTHDLEQAQQMSSSIWFMGEGTLLENSDTPAFFEHPTSELAQNYLKAPIQKEQPCQS; the protein is encoded by the coding sequence GTGGCTAGTGTTTTGGAACTTCAGAGTATTAGGAAAAACCGCAGTGGTGATGGAAATGTTCAGTTGTTCGCAAATGTTACTGCAACGATTGCTGATCCGGCTATTATTTCTATATTAGGTGTATCTGGACAAGGCAAAAGCACGCTGCTTCGTTTGCTTGCAGGTCTGGATAACGCCGATGAGGGTGATATCCGTTTACATAATGTTTCACAGCGAGAACTAGATCCAAGGGTTTGGAGAATGAAGGTATGTTACGTAGCTCAGCAGTCCGTTATGCTGAATGGGAGCATTGAGCAAAATTTGAGAACCGTGAGTATGCTGCATCGCATGCCGTATGACGAGAAGCTCGTACGCCACATGCTGCCAAGGCTAGGGCTGGATCATCTTGATATGGGCAAAAGCGCCGAACAGCTGTCAGGAGGAGAGAAACAGCGAATATCGCTGCTCCGTTCCTTGCTTCTTCATCCTACCGTGCTTCTTCTTGATGAGATTACCGCGTCGCTTGACCGAGGCAGCAAGGAAATGGTGGAGGAAGTGCTGCGAGAGTGGCATCATCAAGAAGGGGCAACGATGCTTTGGGTTACACATGATTTGGAGCAGGCTCAGCAGATGAGCAGCTCGATATGGTTCATGGGGGAAGGAACGCTGCTGGAGAACAGCGACACGCCTGCTTTTTTTGAACATCCAACATCTGAGCTCGCACAAAATTATTTAAAAGCGCCGATACAAAAGGAGCAGCCATGTCAATCGTAG
- a CDS encoding alpha/beta hydrolase, with protein MHGAPYALGNADEDCPAITPYLVDGEDRPAVIVCPGGGYGMRAHHEGEPIAQWLNSLGISAFVLRYRVAPYQYPCALLDVQRAIRTVRFKAEMYRINPNKVGILGFSAGGHLVSNAGTSYDQGNENAEDVIERQSCRPDLLVLCYPVITLKDPFTHEGSRENLLGKEAKLDQIEQLSNETQVTSDTPPTFLWHTADDGAVPVENSLLFASALSKHQVPFDLHVYTKGRHGLGLAEDEEHTKEWTAACASWLAFNGYK; from the coding sequence ATGCACGGAGCACCGTATGCACTGGGAAATGCAGATGAGGATTGTCCAGCCATAACACCATATCTTGTAGATGGCGAAGACAGACCAGCTGTTATCGTATGTCCAGGCGGAGGATATGGCATGCGAGCGCACCATGAAGGAGAACCGATTGCACAGTGGCTGAACAGTTTAGGTATTTCTGCGTTCGTTTTGCGATATCGGGTGGCGCCTTATCAATATCCTTGCGCACTGCTGGATGTTCAACGGGCGATACGTACCGTCCGTTTCAAAGCAGAAATGTATCGAATTAATCCGAATAAAGTAGGCATTCTTGGATTTTCAGCAGGCGGGCATTTAGTTTCGAACGCGGGGACAAGCTATGACCAAGGGAATGAAAATGCAGAGGATGTTATTGAACGACAGTCCTGCCGTCCGGATTTACTCGTCTTATGTTATCCTGTCATCACACTCAAAGACCCTTTCACGCATGAGGGCTCAAGAGAAAATTTGCTTGGCAAAGAAGCGAAGCTGGATCAAATCGAACAGCTCAGCAATGAAACGCAGGTAACCTCGGATACACCGCCAACTTTTTTATGGCATACAGCAGATGATGGCGCCGTTCCTGTCGAGAACAGCCTTTTGTTCGCATCCGCGCTGAGCAAGCACCAGGTTCCTTTTGATCTTCACGTGTATACGAAAGGACGTCATGGGCTTGGCTTAGCCGAGGATGAGGAGCATACAAAAGAATGGACGGCTGCTTGCGCATCGTGGCTAGCATTTAATGGGTACAAATAA